From Maniola hyperantus chromosome 28, iAphHyp1.2, whole genome shotgun sequence, one genomic window encodes:
- the Dap160 gene encoding intersectin-1 isoform X4 has translation MGDPWVIQPHEHAKFADHFCNLGPINGHLTGEQAKRFMLQSQLPPPVLGQIWTLADTNADGKLDLKEFSIACKIINLKLHGIEIPKALPPSLLASLSPTGAKQQFPPPKPPIPPMPNLNQPLISSLPQSPQLPPQIPPQPTQNLLGDFNAPSIPAKPVPDLISGVKPVMPTQPMLPTNQLINQSIPQPITSQPLMNQPLVSNINQPLINTTTLINTSIMSQNQPLINTSTLINTTTQPPNQLNNTSQPNQLINSNQPLINTSQPLINSSQPLINSSQSLINSSQPLINSSQPLINSAQPLTNSTALVGLNQSLASSPLGPSSPPQIPALPSGTTVSSVVSPTKPGVTSVAGSIPSQPITSTPITAVKSDSFSKPGSLVTSPTDVPMGVVSPPPAVEWGIPQPQKLKYTQLFNATDRSKSGSVSGAQARSIMLQSRLPQQTLAQIWALADLDSDGKLGCEEFVLAMYLCERATQGETVPAKLPIELIPPTFRRDSVSSISSNKSYEERRRENLARGQAELERRRSQLADAQMKEKAERERKEREEAEKKEKMRLEAQKREQEELLRKQKEELEKREAARKEMERQCQLEWEKKRTRELEALRTEEQTKVLSLKSRSQALSAELSSVTPRAGNLAKQIRDTRTAVAAAKCTIDSMRSDRDTSMSEMQQLKARVKELNAKQIALNKEKAELDAKAKASEGAGEDGKLSMMEVTLKQLRDKVDAAKAVVESKKTDLETNKSQLTELCDTVSQLSEKCETVWKLYEQRRDEYARNRSTAPADSAWQADADWGTADEAWSEPAATEAAWGDAPATNATEAVAATPAAAITTTPRWRCVYEFTARTVDELSLQPGDLVSEASAPRGDAEPGWKWGTARGQSGWFPESYVEDINAIQAYAEVIEPLETKTQLEGIAEVPEAEITNDLGGAMPAVEGGDFYIAAYPYVSSEPGDLTFEAGERIEVMRRDGDWWTGRIGIRTGIFPSNYVTKDTTTTSGDVMSSIPEAREPQDAAFPQPQPQQPAFTQPQPQETAFAQPQPQESAYTQPEPQLEPVQEQKSSTPISSEVAAITESASAPGGPRPASSARRDSGRDSATSSRRKHEVAQALANYTATSAEQLSLVKGQLLIVRKKADSGWWEGELQAKGRNRQSGWFPASYVKVLHSSGRTSGRTTPVMSKMDTVPTETVIDKVIALYPYTAQNADELSFEKDDIIAVTDRSQDPAWWQGELRGMTGLFPSNYVTKLVN, from the exons TCCCAGCTGCCTCCGCCAGTGCTTGGCCAGATCTGGACGCTGGCAGACACCAACGCTGATGGGAAACTCGACTTGAAGGAGTTCTCCATCGCTTGCAAG aTAATAAACCTAAAACTGCACGGCATAGAAATACCTAAGGCATTACCACCGTCTCTACTCGCTTCCTTGAGTCCCACAG GGGCCAAACAGCAATTCCCACCCCCGAAACCTCCCATACCACCAATGCCCAACCTCAACCAACCCCTTATTTCCAGTTTACCCCAATCTCCTCAACTACCACCCCAAATTCCACCCCAACCCACCCAAAACCTATTGGGAGATTTCAACGCTCCTTCTATACCCGCAAAACCTGTACCAGACTTGATATCTGGTGTGAAACCGGTTATGCCAACCCAACCTATGTTACCAACCAATCAACTGATCAACCAATCCATCCCTCAACCAATAACATCTCAACCATTGATGAATCAACCACTAGTCTCAAACATAAATCAACCATTGATTAATACTACAACTTTAATCAATACATCCATAATGTCTCAAAACCAACCGTTGATCAACACATCAACTTTGATCAACACAACTACTCAACCGCCGAATCAGTTGAATAACACATCTCAACCGAATCAATTGATCAACTCGAACCAACCATTGATCAACACATCCCAACCATTAATCAACTCATCTCAACCATTAATCAACTCGTCTCAATCGTTGATCAACTCATCCCAACCGTTGATCAACTCATCACAACCGTTGATCAACTCAGCTCAACCGTTAACCAACTCAACTGCATTAGTTGGACTAAATCAATCCCTAGCAAGTTCTCCCCTAGGACCTAGTTCCCCCCCACAAATCCCTGCCTTACCCTCAGGAACAACTGTAAGCTCAGTGGTTAGTCCAACCAAACCTGGGGTGACAAGTGTAGCAGGTTCGATCCCGAGTCAGCCAATTACTTCAACACCTATTACTGCGGTCAAGAGTGATTCATTTTCAAAACCGG GGTCGTTGGTGACGAGTCCCACGGATGTGCCGATGGGAGTAGTGAGTCCACCCCCAGCCGTCGAGTGGGGAATCCCCCAGCCACAGAAACTCAA GTACACTCAACTGTTCAACGCAACAGACCGTTCTAAGTCTGGATCAGTGTCTGGAGCCCAGGCACGATCCATCATGCTCCAGTCTCGCTTGCCGCAACAGACTTTGGCCCAAATTTGGGCCCTGGCTGACCTAGACTCTGATGGGAAACTTG GGTGTGAAGAATTCGTGCTAGCGATGTATCTGTGCGAGAGAGCGACGCAAGGGGAGACCGTGCCAGCAAAACTGCCCATCGAATTGATACCTCCCACTTTTAG ACGTGATTCAGTGTCAAGCATCAGCAGTAACAAGTCATACGAAGAGAGAAGGAGAGAGAACTTGGCGCGAGGACAGGCGGAGTTGGAGAGGAGAAGATCGCAGCTCGCTGACGCACAAATGAAGGAGAAG GCGGaaagagaaagaaaagaaagggAAGAAGCGGAGAAGAAAGAGAAGATGCGCCTCGAAGCGCAGAAGAGGGAGCAAGAAGAGTTGCTTCGGAAGCAGAAAGAAGAACTG gAGAAACGCGAGGCAGCACGAAAAGAGATGGAGAGGCAATGTCAACTAGAGTGGGAAAAGAAGAG GACTCGGGAGCTGGAGGCCCTACGTACAGAAGAACAGACCAAGGTTCTAAGCCTGAAGTCCCGCAGCCAAGCTCTATCAGCTGAGCTGAGTTCGGTGACTCCTCGCGCTGGCAACCTGGCCAAACAGATCCGTGACACCAGGACTGCCGTGGCTGCCGCCAAGTGCACTATTGACTCCATGCG GTCCGACCGCGACACAAGCATGTCAGAGATGCAACAGCTTAAAGCGCGAGTCAAAGAGCTAAACGCGAAGCAAATAGCTCTGAACAAGGAGAAGGCTGAGCTGGACGCCAAGGCCAAGGCGTCGGAGGGCGCGGGCGAAGACGGGAAGCTGAGTATGATGGAAGTCACTCTCAAACAACTGCGGGACAAG gtggACGCAGCCAAAGCGGTAGTGGAAAGCAAGAAGACCGACCTAGAGACCAACAAGTCGCAACTGACTGAGCTCTGCGACACAGTCAGTCAGTTGAGCGAGAAGTGCGAGACAGTGTGGAAACTGTACGAGCAGAGACGCGACGAGTATGCCAGGAACAGATCCACTGCGCCAGCAGACTCCGCCTGGCAAGCCG ATGCAGACTGGGGCACAGCGGACGAGGCGTGGTCGGAGCCAGCCGCGACCGAAGCCGCGTGGGGAGACGCGCCTGCTACCAACG CCACTGAAGCGGTGGCCGCCACCCCCGCGGCGGCCATCACCACCACCCCGAGATGGCGTTGTGTGTACGAGTTCACCGCAAGAACCGTCGATGAGCTGAGTCTCCAACCTGGTGACTTG GTAAGCGAGGCGAGCGCGCCTCGAGGCGACGCCGAGCCGGGCTGGAAATGGGGCACTGCTAGAG GTCAATCGGGCTGGTTCCCCGAGTCGTACGTGGAGGACATCAACGCGATACAAGCTTACGCCGAGGTCATCGAACCTTTGGAGACCAAGACGCAACTTGAAG GTATAGCTGAGGTTCCAGAAGCGGAAATAACTAATGACTTGGGCGGCGCCATGCCTGCTGTTG AGGGCGGTGACTTCTACATAGCGGCGTACCCCTACGTGTCCTCGGAACCGGGTGACCTGACCTTTGAGGCTGGTGAGAGGATTGAGGTCATGAGACGCGATGGCGACTGGTGGACTGGTAGGATTGGCATACG caCGGGTATATTCCCTTCCAACTACGTAACTAAAGACACCACCACAACAAGCGGCGACGTCATGTCTAGCATTCCCGAAGCGCGCGAACCGCAAGACGCTGCGTTTCCGCAACCGCAACCGCAGCAACCTGCGTTTACGCAACCGCAACCGCAGGAAACTGCGTTTGCTCAACCGCAACCGCAGGAAAGTGCGTACACGCAGCCCGAACCACAACTAGAACCTGTGCAG GAACAAAAGTCATCCACGCCCATATCATCAGAAGTTGCCGCTATAACGGAGTCAGCCAGCGCTCCTGGAGGGCCTCGACCGGCCTCCTCTGCCCGTAGAGACTCTGGGAGGGACTCCGCCACGTCTTCTCGACGCAAGCACGAGGTGGCGCAGGCGTTGGCTAACTATACTGCTACTAG CGCCGAGCAATTGTCACTAGTGAAAGGGCAACTGCTGATCGTTAGGAAGAAAGCAGACAGCGGCTGGTGGGAGGGCGAGCTGCAGGCTAAGGGCCGGAACAGACAGAGCGGCTGGTTCCCCGCCAGCTATGTTAAg GTGTTGCACTCGTCGGGGCGCACGTCGGGGCGGACCACCCCCGTCATGTCAAAGATGGACACAGTGCCCACTGAAACTGTCATCGATAAG gTGATAGCTCTATACCCGTACACGGCTCAGAACGCGGACGAGCTGAGTTTCGAGAAGGATGACATCATCGCCGTCACCGACCGCTCGCAGGACCCCGCCTGGTGGcaag GTGAACTTCGAGGGATGACCGGCCTCTTCCCGAGCAACTACGTCACTAAATTAGTCAACTAA
- the Dap160 gene encoding intersectin-1 isoform X2 produces MGDPWVIQPHEHAKFADHFCNLGPINGHLTGEQAKRFMLQSQLPPPVLGQIWTLADTNADGKLDLKEFSIACKIINLKLHGIEIPKALPPSLLASLSPTGAKQQFPPPKPPIPPMPNLNQPLISSLPQSPQLPPQIPPQPTQNLLGDFNAPSIPAKPVPDLISGVKPVMPTQPMLPTNQLINQSIPQPITSQPLMNQPLVSNINQPLINTTTLINTSIMSQNQPLINTSTLINTTTQPPNQLNNTSQPNQLINSNQPLINTSQPLINSSQPLINSSQSLINSSQPLINSSQPLINSAQPLTNSTALVGLNQSLASSPLGPSSPPQIPALPSGTTVSSVVSPTKPGVTSVAGSIPSQPITSTPITAVKSDSFSKPGSLVTSPTDVPMGVVSPPPAVEWGIPQPQKLKYTQLFNATDRSKSGSVSGAQARSIMLQSRLPQQTLAQIWALADLDSDGKLGCEEFVLAMYLCERATQGETVPAKLPIELIPPTFRRDSVSSISSNKSYEERRRENLARGQAELERRRSQLADAQMKEKAERERKEREEAEKKEKMRLEAQKREQEELLRKQKEELEKREAARKEMERQCQLEWEKKRTRELEALRTEEQTKVLSLKSRSQALSAELSSVTPRAGNLAKQIRDTRTAVAAAKCTIDSMRSDRDTSMSEMQQLKARVKELNAKQIALNKEKAELDAKAKASEGAGEDGKLSMMEVTLKQLRDKVDAAKAVVESKKTDLETNKSQLTELCDTVSQLSEKCETVWKLYEQRRDEYARNRSTAPADSAWQADADWGTADEAWSEPAATEAAWGDAPATNATEAVAATPAAAITTTPRWRCVYEFTARTVDELSLQPGDLVSEASAPRGDAEPGWKWGTARGQSGWFPESYVEDINAIQAYAEVIEPLETKTQLEGIAEVPEAEITNDLGGAMPAVEGGDFYIAAYPYVSSEPGDLTFEAGERIEVMRRDGDWWTGRIGIRTGIFPSNYVTKDTTTTSGDVMSSIPEAREPQDAAFPQPQPQQPAFTQPQPQETAFAQPQPQESAYTQPEPQLEPVQMQQDTPSAPPEHPCVSPPYHAELVQMQQDTPSAPPEHPCVSPPYHAEVVQMQQDTPSVAPEHPCVSPPYHAEVVQEQKSSTPISSEVAAITESASAPGGPRPASSARRDSGRDSATSSRRKHEVAQALANYTATSAEQLSLVKGQLLIVRKKADSGWWEGELQAKGRNRQSGWFPASYVKVLHSSGRTSGRTTPVMSKMDTVPTETVIDKVIALYPYTAQNADELSFEKDDIIAVTDRSQDPAWWQGELRGMTGLFPSNYVTKLVN; encoded by the exons TCCCAGCTGCCTCCGCCAGTGCTTGGCCAGATCTGGACGCTGGCAGACACCAACGCTGATGGGAAACTCGACTTGAAGGAGTTCTCCATCGCTTGCAAG aTAATAAACCTAAAACTGCACGGCATAGAAATACCTAAGGCATTACCACCGTCTCTACTCGCTTCCTTGAGTCCCACAG GGGCCAAACAGCAATTCCCACCCCCGAAACCTCCCATACCACCAATGCCCAACCTCAACCAACCCCTTATTTCCAGTTTACCCCAATCTCCTCAACTACCACCCCAAATTCCACCCCAACCCACCCAAAACCTATTGGGAGATTTCAACGCTCCTTCTATACCCGCAAAACCTGTACCAGACTTGATATCTGGTGTGAAACCGGTTATGCCAACCCAACCTATGTTACCAACCAATCAACTGATCAACCAATCCATCCCTCAACCAATAACATCTCAACCATTGATGAATCAACCACTAGTCTCAAACATAAATCAACCATTGATTAATACTACAACTTTAATCAATACATCCATAATGTCTCAAAACCAACCGTTGATCAACACATCAACTTTGATCAACACAACTACTCAACCGCCGAATCAGTTGAATAACACATCTCAACCGAATCAATTGATCAACTCGAACCAACCATTGATCAACACATCCCAACCATTAATCAACTCATCTCAACCATTAATCAACTCGTCTCAATCGTTGATCAACTCATCCCAACCGTTGATCAACTCATCACAACCGTTGATCAACTCAGCTCAACCGTTAACCAACTCAACTGCATTAGTTGGACTAAATCAATCCCTAGCAAGTTCTCCCCTAGGACCTAGTTCCCCCCCACAAATCCCTGCCTTACCCTCAGGAACAACTGTAAGCTCAGTGGTTAGTCCAACCAAACCTGGGGTGACAAGTGTAGCAGGTTCGATCCCGAGTCAGCCAATTACTTCAACACCTATTACTGCGGTCAAGAGTGATTCATTTTCAAAACCGG GGTCGTTGGTGACGAGTCCCACGGATGTGCCGATGGGAGTAGTGAGTCCACCCCCAGCCGTCGAGTGGGGAATCCCCCAGCCACAGAAACTCAA GTACACTCAACTGTTCAACGCAACAGACCGTTCTAAGTCTGGATCAGTGTCTGGAGCCCAGGCACGATCCATCATGCTCCAGTCTCGCTTGCCGCAACAGACTTTGGCCCAAATTTGGGCCCTGGCTGACCTAGACTCTGATGGGAAACTTG GGTGTGAAGAATTCGTGCTAGCGATGTATCTGTGCGAGAGAGCGACGCAAGGGGAGACCGTGCCAGCAAAACTGCCCATCGAATTGATACCTCCCACTTTTAG ACGTGATTCAGTGTCAAGCATCAGCAGTAACAAGTCATACGAAGAGAGAAGGAGAGAGAACTTGGCGCGAGGACAGGCGGAGTTGGAGAGGAGAAGATCGCAGCTCGCTGACGCACAAATGAAGGAGAAG GCGGaaagagaaagaaaagaaagggAAGAAGCGGAGAAGAAAGAGAAGATGCGCCTCGAAGCGCAGAAGAGGGAGCAAGAAGAGTTGCTTCGGAAGCAGAAAGAAGAACTG gAGAAACGCGAGGCAGCACGAAAAGAGATGGAGAGGCAATGTCAACTAGAGTGGGAAAAGAAGAG GACTCGGGAGCTGGAGGCCCTACGTACAGAAGAACAGACCAAGGTTCTAAGCCTGAAGTCCCGCAGCCAAGCTCTATCAGCTGAGCTGAGTTCGGTGACTCCTCGCGCTGGCAACCTGGCCAAACAGATCCGTGACACCAGGACTGCCGTGGCTGCCGCCAAGTGCACTATTGACTCCATGCG GTCCGACCGCGACACAAGCATGTCAGAGATGCAACAGCTTAAAGCGCGAGTCAAAGAGCTAAACGCGAAGCAAATAGCTCTGAACAAGGAGAAGGCTGAGCTGGACGCCAAGGCCAAGGCGTCGGAGGGCGCGGGCGAAGACGGGAAGCTGAGTATGATGGAAGTCACTCTCAAACAACTGCGGGACAAG gtggACGCAGCCAAAGCGGTAGTGGAAAGCAAGAAGACCGACCTAGAGACCAACAAGTCGCAACTGACTGAGCTCTGCGACACAGTCAGTCAGTTGAGCGAGAAGTGCGAGACAGTGTGGAAACTGTACGAGCAGAGACGCGACGAGTATGCCAGGAACAGATCCACTGCGCCAGCAGACTCCGCCTGGCAAGCCG ATGCAGACTGGGGCACAGCGGACGAGGCGTGGTCGGAGCCAGCCGCGACCGAAGCCGCGTGGGGAGACGCGCCTGCTACCAACG CCACTGAAGCGGTGGCCGCCACCCCCGCGGCGGCCATCACCACCACCCCGAGATGGCGTTGTGTGTACGAGTTCACCGCAAGAACCGTCGATGAGCTGAGTCTCCAACCTGGTGACTTG GTAAGCGAGGCGAGCGCGCCTCGAGGCGACGCCGAGCCGGGCTGGAAATGGGGCACTGCTAGAG GTCAATCGGGCTGGTTCCCCGAGTCGTACGTGGAGGACATCAACGCGATACAAGCTTACGCCGAGGTCATCGAACCTTTGGAGACCAAGACGCAACTTGAAG GTATAGCTGAGGTTCCAGAAGCGGAAATAACTAATGACTTGGGCGGCGCCATGCCTGCTGTTG AGGGCGGTGACTTCTACATAGCGGCGTACCCCTACGTGTCCTCGGAACCGGGTGACCTGACCTTTGAGGCTGGTGAGAGGATTGAGGTCATGAGACGCGATGGCGACTGGTGGACTGGTAGGATTGGCATACG caCGGGTATATTCCCTTCCAACTACGTAACTAAAGACACCACCACAACAAGCGGCGACGTCATGTCTAGCATTCCCGAAGCGCGCGAACCGCAAGACGCTGCGTTTCCGCAACCGCAACCGCAGCAACCTGCGTTTACGCAACCGCAACCGCAGGAAACTGCGTTTGCTCAACCGCAACCGCAGGAAAGTGCGTACACGCAGCCCGAACCACAACTAGAACCTGTGCAG ATGCAACAAGACACACCGAGTGCGCCACCGGAGCACCCCTGTGTCTCGCCGCCCTACCACGCAGAGCTTGTGCAG ATGCAACAAGACACACCGAGTGCGCCACCGGAGCACCCCTGCGTCTCGCCGCCCTATCATGCAGAGGTTGTGCAG ATGCAACAAGACACACCGAGTGTAGCGCCGGAGCACCCCTGCGTCTCGCCGCCCTATCATGCAGAGGTTGTGCAG GAACAAAAGTCATCCACGCCCATATCATCAGAAGTTGCCGCTATAACGGAGTCAGCCAGCGCTCCTGGAGGGCCTCGACCGGCCTCCTCTGCCCGTAGAGACTCTGGGAGGGACTCCGCCACGTCTTCTCGACGCAAGCACGAGGTGGCGCAGGCGTTGGCTAACTATACTGCTACTAG CGCCGAGCAATTGTCACTAGTGAAAGGGCAACTGCTGATCGTTAGGAAGAAAGCAGACAGCGGCTGGTGGGAGGGCGAGCTGCAGGCTAAGGGCCGGAACAGACAGAGCGGCTGGTTCCCCGCCAGCTATGTTAAg GTGTTGCACTCGTCGGGGCGCACGTCGGGGCGGACCACCCCCGTCATGTCAAAGATGGACACAGTGCCCACTGAAACTGTCATCGATAAG gTGATAGCTCTATACCCGTACACGGCTCAGAACGCGGACGAGCTGAGTTTCGAGAAGGATGACATCATCGCCGTCACCGACCGCTCGCAGGACCCCGCCTGGTGGcaag GTGAACTTCGAGGGATGACCGGCCTCTTCCCGAGCAACTACGTCACTAAATTAGTCAACTAA
- the Dap160 gene encoding intersectin-1 isoform X5 gives MLQSRLPQQTLAQIWALADLDSDGKLGCEEFVLAMYLCERATQGETVPAKLPIELIPPTFRRDSVSSISSNKSYEERRRENLARGQAELERRRSQLADAQMKEKAERERKEREEAEKKEKMRLEAQKREQEELLRKQKEELEKREAARKEMERQCQLEWEKKRTRELEALRTEEQTKVLSLKSRSQALSAELSSVTPRAGNLAKQIRDTRTAVAAAKCTIDSMRSDRDTSMSEMQQLKARVKELNAKQIALNKEKAELDAKAKASEGAGEDGKLSMMEVTLKQLRDKVDAAKAVVESKKTDLETNKSQLTELCDTVSQLSEKCETVWKLYEQRRDEYARNRSTAPADSAWQADADWGTADEAWSEPAATEAAWGDAPATNATEAVAATPAAAITTTPRWRCVYEFTARTVDELSLQPGDLVSEASAPRGDAEPGWKWGTARGQSGWFPESYVEDINAIQAYAEVIEPLETKTQLEGIAEVPEAEITNDLGGAMPAVEGGDFYIAAYPYVSSEPGDLTFEAGERIEVMRRDGDWWTGRIGIRTGIFPSNYVTKDTTTTSGDVMSSIPEAREPQDAAFPQPQPQQPAFTQPQPQETAFAQPQPQESAYTQPEPQLEPVQMQQDTPSAPPEHPCVSPPYHAELVQMQQDTPSAPPEHPCVSPPYHAEVVQMQQDTPRVAPEYSCVSPPYHAELVQEQKSSTPISSEVAAITESASAPGGPRPASSARRDSGRDSATSSRRKHEVAQALANYTATSAEQLSLVKGQLLIVRKKADSGWWEGELQAKGRNRQSGWFPASYVKVLHSSGRTSGRTTPVMSKMDTVPTETVIDKVIALYPYTAQNADELSFEKDDIIAVTDRSQDPAWWQGELRGMTGLFPSNYVTKLVN, from the exons ATGCTCCAGTCTCGCTTGCCGCAACAGACTTTGGCCCAAATTTGGGCCCTGGCTGACCTAGACTCTGATGGGAAACTTG GGTGTGAAGAATTCGTGCTAGCGATGTATCTGTGCGAGAGAGCGACGCAAGGGGAGACCGTGCCAGCAAAACTGCCCATCGAATTGATACCTCCCACTTTTAG ACGTGATTCAGTGTCAAGCATCAGCAGTAACAAGTCATACGAAGAGAGAAGGAGAGAGAACTTGGCGCGAGGACAGGCGGAGTTGGAGAGGAGAAGATCGCAGCTCGCTGACGCACAAATGAAGGAGAAG GCGGaaagagaaagaaaagaaagggAAGAAGCGGAGAAGAAAGAGAAGATGCGCCTCGAAGCGCAGAAGAGGGAGCAAGAAGAGTTGCTTCGGAAGCAGAAAGAAGAACTG gAGAAACGCGAGGCAGCACGAAAAGAGATGGAGAGGCAATGTCAACTAGAGTGGGAAAAGAAGAG GACTCGGGAGCTGGAGGCCCTACGTACAGAAGAACAGACCAAGGTTCTAAGCCTGAAGTCCCGCAGCCAAGCTCTATCAGCTGAGCTGAGTTCGGTGACTCCTCGCGCTGGCAACCTGGCCAAACAGATCCGTGACACCAGGACTGCCGTGGCTGCCGCCAAGTGCACTATTGACTCCATGCG GTCCGACCGCGACACAAGCATGTCAGAGATGCAACAGCTTAAAGCGCGAGTCAAAGAGCTAAACGCGAAGCAAATAGCTCTGAACAAGGAGAAGGCTGAGCTGGACGCCAAGGCCAAGGCGTCGGAGGGCGCGGGCGAAGACGGGAAGCTGAGTATGATGGAAGTCACTCTCAAACAACTGCGGGACAAG gtggACGCAGCCAAAGCGGTAGTGGAAAGCAAGAAGACCGACCTAGAGACCAACAAGTCGCAACTGACTGAGCTCTGCGACACAGTCAGTCAGTTGAGCGAGAAGTGCGAGACAGTGTGGAAACTGTACGAGCAGAGACGCGACGAGTATGCCAGGAACAGATCCACTGCGCCAGCAGACTCCGCCTGGCAAGCCG ATGCAGACTGGGGCACAGCGGACGAGGCGTGGTCGGAGCCAGCCGCGACCGAAGCCGCGTGGGGAGACGCGCCTGCTACCAACG CCACTGAAGCGGTGGCCGCCACCCCCGCGGCGGCCATCACCACCACCCCGAGATGGCGTTGTGTGTACGAGTTCACCGCAAGAACCGTCGATGAGCTGAGTCTCCAACCTGGTGACTTG GTAAGCGAGGCGAGCGCGCCTCGAGGCGACGCCGAGCCGGGCTGGAAATGGGGCACTGCTAGAG GTCAATCGGGCTGGTTCCCCGAGTCGTACGTGGAGGACATCAACGCGATACAAGCTTACGCCGAGGTCATCGAACCTTTGGAGACCAAGACGCAACTTGAAG GTATAGCTGAGGTTCCAGAAGCGGAAATAACTAATGACTTGGGCGGCGCCATGCCTGCTGTTG AGGGCGGTGACTTCTACATAGCGGCGTACCCCTACGTGTCCTCGGAACCGGGTGACCTGACCTTTGAGGCTGGTGAGAGGATTGAGGTCATGAGACGCGATGGCGACTGGTGGACTGGTAGGATTGGCATACG caCGGGTATATTCCCTTCCAACTACGTAACTAAAGACACCACCACAACAAGCGGCGACGTCATGTCTAGCATTCCCGAAGCGCGCGAACCGCAAGACGCTGCGTTTCCGCAACCGCAACCGCAGCAACCTGCGTTTACGCAACCGCAACCGCAGGAAACTGCGTTTGCTCAACCGCAACCGCAGGAAAGTGCGTACACGCAGCCCGAACCACAACTAGAACCTGTGCAG ATGCAACAAGACACACCGAGTGCGCCACCGGAGCACCCCTGTGTCTCGCCGCCCTACCACGCAGAGCTTGTGCAG ATGCAACAAGACACACCGAGTGCGCCACCGGAGCACCCCTGCGTCTCGCCGCCCTATCATGCAGAGGTTGTGCAG ATGCAACAAGACACACCGCGTGTAGCGCCGGAGTACTCCTGCGTCTCGCCGCCCTACCACGCAGAGCTTGTGCAG GAACAAAAGTCATCCACGCCCATATCATCAGAAGTTGCCGCTATAACGGAGTCAGCCAGCGCTCCTGGAGGGCCTCGACCGGCCTCCTCTGCCCGTAGAGACTCTGGGAGGGACTCCGCCACGTCTTCTCGACGCAAGCACGAGGTGGCGCAGGCGTTGGCTAACTATACTGCTACTAG CGCCGAGCAATTGTCACTAGTGAAAGGGCAACTGCTGATCGTTAGGAAGAAAGCAGACAGCGGCTGGTGGGAGGGCGAGCTGCAGGCTAAGGGCCGGAACAGACAGAGCGGCTGGTTCCCCGCCAGCTATGTTAAg GTGTTGCACTCGTCGGGGCGCACGTCGGGGCGGACCACCCCCGTCATGTCAAAGATGGACACAGTGCCCACTGAAACTGTCATCGATAAG gTGATAGCTCTATACCCGTACACGGCTCAGAACGCGGACGAGCTGAGTTTCGAGAAGGATGACATCATCGCCGTCACCGACCGCTCGCAGGACCCCGCCTGGTGGcaag GTGAACTTCGAGGGATGACCGGCCTCTTCCCGAGCAACTACGTCACTAAATTAGTCAACTAA